A region of the Spirochaetota bacterium genome:
TATGCATACACACCAACTCCATACACACGTACAGTTATGCTCTGGTTATTTGTTGGACTTTGTGGTGTATTTTCAAGCTGCGCAGTTGGTGATATTGTATCTACAATCCATTCAATAGTAGTGGCGCTTTCAACTTCCTGCCATTGGCTAAGTGCATTTTTTCCAATTACTTTTAATATATGATATCCTTCGCTTATAGTATTAATAGAAATAGGATTTGAAGAAGGAATCTCATTAGTCCAATTATCATTATCAAATTTATATTTATATGAGTCTACACCACTTATAGAAATGTTTATTGAATTAATATTGGTATAATACGGTGGACAACCACTAAGAATTGCTGTTGGCATTGATGTGTTGATATTCCACGAATATACTGTTGGTTGTTGCTGCCAGTTGCCCGCTTTATCAACTCCTATCACTTCTATTATGTGTGAGCCTTCGGATAAATTATTTAATGTAATATCAGGATATTCAATTCTATCATATTCCTGACTCCAATCGTTATTATCAAATTTATATCTATATTTTATAACTCCTACACCACCTATTACAAAATCGGCATTTAATACATTAGTTACTGCTGGAGGTTTATTTAATAGAACTATCGTAGGGGGTACTGTATCAATTTCCCACACATATTCAGTAGGCATCTGAAAGCTTTGCCAATTACCGGCTAGATCCTTTGCAATAACCGATAAAGTATATATTCCATCAGCTATGTTTATTTTTTGAATATTGATGTTTTTTATAATTTCTGCAGACCATGGAGAACCGTTAAAACTATATCGGTATGCTACCACGTTGCTGTCACCAGGTGATACTGCTATATCAATGGAATTAATATTGGTATTTGATGCTGGCAGATTGGTTAAGACAGCTGTGGGAGGGGTAATATCAACATTCCAGGTGTACTCTGTTGCTGCTGACTCACTTTGCATATTCCCCGCTGCATCAATGCCCATAACCTTAATGGTATACGTATTTTCTGCAAGTGCAGTTAATTCAATTGGAGTAGAAACGCTATACACACCACTGAGATCACCCGCAACTCCGTTTATAAAAAGTCGGTAGCGATACGCAACAACATCGCCATTTTGTGATGAAACCACAATAGCTGTCTTTTGTCTGTTGGTTGGATTGAGTGGCAGGTTACTTAAAGTACATTGTGGTGCTACAGTGTCTACGGTCCATGTATATGATAGCTCTTCTGTTTCGGTTGAGGTATCGCCAGGTATCAATGCACCTATTACTCGTATAGTGTAATCCCCATCATTAAGATTATTTAAAACAATTGGTTCATCTATAGATATGTAGCCGCTCCATACCTGATTATTAATTGAGTATTTATAAAAATAGATATTATTGCCTCCAAGTACAATTGAAACATTTTTCAATCGTGTATACCTATCTGGTTTACTTACAAATGATATTACCGAACCACTTGCTATTTGCCATTCATATACTGTAGGGGTATTCTGTTCATTGCCAGCTTCATCAATTCCTTTTACTTCTAAGCGATAGTTACCGTCTAATAAATTATTACGCATGATAGGTGCAGTCACACTGATACGATTACTCCAGGGTTCATTGTTAATCCTATATGTATAATACACAACATCAGTACCACTTACCACTATAGCTATCTCTTTAGCGTTTGTGACACTTTCTGGTGTTTTACTTAATGTGGCTACAGGAGGTGTAATATCAACGATAAATTGCACTTCTGTTGCTTGATTGATATCCTGTAAGGTTCCGTTACTGTTTTTACCAACAACCTTTAATACATGTATCCCTTCAGATAGATTTGTGAGCACCAGAGGTTCAGAACATTCTATTTCGCTACTGAACTGGGAATTATCTAATGAGTATGAATAATATCCATCCAGACTACCATTAACTTTTATTGTACATGTAATAGTGTTTGCATTGATATATGGATATGGTCCTGATTCTGTCATTTTTACTTCATTGCCATTAATGGTAGTAAAGACTTCAGATACTATCAATCCCCTTCCTAAAAATTTTGCTATTGCATTCAAAATTTTGTTATTATTAATATCTTTCACATTCTGGACAAGTAATGTATATTCCCTGCCATGATACATGCCATATTGCAGTCCAGTACTTACTGATACTATAACCGATTTATTGTCTACATCAACATAAGGAGCTGGTGATGGTAATACATTTACTCTATTTGCACCCTGAATATAATAATTTTTGTAATCAACTGCACTTGCAGGATCTATTGGTTCATCAAAAGTGATTTTAATTTTATCGTTGGCAATTGCTTCAACTGAAACTATATGGGGAGGTGTGGTATCGGGAGTATAAGGTATACTCATTGCATCACGTTCTTTCTTATAGTTGTGGAATACATCACCACTGCATCCTATAAGTGTTAATAGAATTATCCCTGATATTATTTTAATGATTCTTTCCATAATATGCCTCCCGCTGCCAATGAAAAATATCTCACCGTAACCCATATACTGTTTAATATTTTACCAATTTTACGTTATCAATAATAACATTCATTCCCCGTTCTCCTGCCGAATAAGCTCTTAATTTAATCCATACTGTGCTATAACCACTGCCTGAGAATGAGGAAAGATCCACATAATGGGTATGCCATACTGGATTGTTATCAGCAAAGGACCAATCATATCGGTAAATGTCCATAAACGCACCTGCCTGTACTGGATTAAAATTAACACCATCCACACTTAGCAGCACTTCTATTCTATCAGCGGCATTGTATAAGCGTTCATGATACATGGTAAATTCTAATAGGTAACTACCAACTGTTGAAAGATCAACATAACCTGAAGAAACAATATTTGCATAGCTTGCATCATTCCATTCAAAACTGCTGGCTTTTGCAAAATAACTACCCTGTTGAGGGGATAAAGTAGTACCATTTCCTGCACGTTCATTAGTTACTCGTTGCCAATCAGCATTATCAGTACTAATATTTTTAAATGACGTGAAATATGGGTTGTTGTAATCTTCAAATCCTTCAAAAATCAGGTTGGTTGAACCAGTTGAACTTCCCGTAGTAAATGTGCAAATTACTTGCCCGCTTGCCTGGGCATTATTACTGGCTAAATCCTGAAAACTATTTGTTCCTGAGTTTAAAGTAACTGTATATGTGGTGTTTGCAGCCAATTGCGGAATAGTAAATACTACTGTTCTTCCACCTTCAATCCAGCCTTGCCGTGTAGCAGTAATACCTGGATTTAATGTAATTCTTGAATCTCTTGATTGATTCATCATTTCATTAAAACGAATTATAATTTTTCCAATATCTCTTCCAATATTTGAGCTCCCATTATATGGTGTGGTTGCAATAACTAATGGTTGCTCGGCATCGGCACCGGTAGTAAAGTTTAGTATACCATCACTAACATACGCTGCTTTACTTACCCTGTTCCCATCGGGGTCTTCAAAGCTGCCACCCCAACCGTATAATTTAAATTGATATTGAGTATTTGCTTTGCACTGTCCTATGAGAGTATACGTAATCTGCGTATAATCAGCCGACCAGCTGTATCCATCGGGAGTAAGGGGAGATGGGGTGGTTGAACCTGAAGCGCCTTCATAAATCTCCAGCCATTGCTTTTGTGTATTCATTGGTCTATTGAAAGTAATGCGCACATTGGTAAGTTTTCTGTTAATTCCTGATGCCCCATCAGTTATAGCTGAATAGTTAGTACCGTTATTTGTTGAGATTTGAATATTAGTAATTTGGGGCAAGCTATATGTGGTGAATTGCCAGGTAGTTAATGGCAACGCATTATTATATCTATCTTTGATAGTATTGGATAAAGTTACTGTATAGGTAGCATTATTTTGTAATTCAGAACCAGGCGTTAATGTTGCTGTTCTTGTAGCTTCGTCGTACATCACATAACATGTTGGCACTCCACTACCGGTAAGCGTAAATGTGGTGTTAGTTACATTAATAACAGGCTCGCTAAAGGTTACTGTTATTACAGGCTTTAATGGAATATTGGTAGCTCCCGGGGCCGGATATCTGTAGATAATAGCTGGCGGGGTAATATCAGGTTGTGTGGTAAAGCTCCACTGATTGACACTGGAAGATTGCAAGTAGTTACCAGCACTGTCTAAAATTCCCGTTGGTCCATCAAGCACCATAACAGTATAATTAGTATTTTGCTCTAAATCATCAATAGGATCTAATGTTGCAACAAATGTTTGTGAATTATAGGTTATATTAATGGGTAGGTTTGAAGTGCCTTTCTTTAATTGAATCTTTGTTGTAGCATTAACCACATGTTCACTAAATTGTACTGATATATTTGTATTCAGAGCTACATTGGTGGCACCTGGTGCAGGGTAACGGCTACTTGCTACAACTTCGGGTGGTGTTGTGTCGGGCAATGGTTGAGTGGTAAATTGCCATGTATATTCATTCAACATATGATTGGGTGTCTGTGCCTGATCGGTGATAGCAGTTGTGATATGAACTGTATAGGTGGTATTTCCCTGTAAATTGCCATTTGGCAGCAAGGTTAATGTTTTATTTTGATTATCGTATACTATTGATGCACTTATTGCTGGTTCCAAATAGAATGATGAACTGTTATAACCCTGTATTGGTTCTGAAAATGTTGCTTGTATTTGCCCATTCACCGGATAGGATGATGTACCGTGAGGAGGATACACGCTCACAACCTGCGGTGGAATATTATCAGCCGGTGTATTAAAAGACCACGATAAAGGCACTAAAGAATTATTTGCTCTATCCTTAATAGCATTGGTTAAATATGCAGTATATGTTGTTTCATAGGGAAGATCCTGTAATACTGTAAGCTCAGCAGTTTGCAGGCCCTGATTATAGGTAACAGCTGCTGGTATGGTGACGTTGTACTGATCCTTAATATAAAATGAGCTACCACTTACACCCTTTACATCCTCGCTAAAAACCACCTGTACCACTTTGGTATTCCAGTTAGATGCACCCTGTGTAGGTGTTTTCAAAATTACAGTGGGAGCTTCCTCGTCTAATGCGGTAATGCTAAACGTCCATTCGGTGAGTGGTAATGGATTCTGTGATGGGGATATATCGGTAATGCCACTTGTTAAGCTAACCTTATAGGTACCAGTTGTAGTAACATTACTCAAAGGTATTAAAGTAGCACTTGCAATATTATTCTGTGCATCATAGGAATACTGAACACTACATGGAACTTCATAGCTATCAGAAATACGTATTAATTTAAAAGTATTGTCATTTACATTTTGCACTCTCTCACTAAAAATAACCCGTACTTCAACAGCATTTCCAGGAATATCAGGAGTCCCTTCATCGGGTGTTTTGAATGTAACTGATGGCGGTGTAGTATCGGGCGTTGTCCTGAATGACCATATAACATCAGAAGCAAGTTTATTACCTGCAACATCCTTTATATCGGTAGTATCGCCACCTTTCACAATAATAGTATACAGTTGATCATATTTTAAATTGCTATTTGGCGTTATATTGGCTCTTTTTGCAATGGCGTCATAATTTATCATTGTCAAAATAAGTATGCCATTAGCATCACCTTCTTTTAGCTGTATGGTAGCAGTACCTGCACCGCTCACTGGCTCATTGAAATCTATCCTCATACTGGCCGAAACCGGAATATTCTGCTGTTGTAGGTTAAAATCTGGATATGAGCTAATGATATACGGAGGTGTCGTATCGGGTTGTGAGCTGGTTATGAATTGCCATTCGGTAAGATTGAGGGTATTATTGTTTAAATCTTTTATATCGCTTGTTAAAATTACTTTATACGTTGTTTCAAATAACAACGCAGTTGA
Encoded here:
- a CDS encoding Ig-like domain-containing protein, whose translation is MKSNQLNKRILQSNTIKQKYGISLLLFILVLFPFVMCSSGANNADTQPPAIISIYPERGATDIPINTNIIITFNKSIINVNSNTVYLEKLGVTGKVPATIQYDDASKTVTLDPLVDLDYNTVYYVTITNDIRSKAGVALSPESWAFATGIEADVEKPTIIDKSPNAQYYVDITTPIYVVFSEPVNNISNATVFIKKEGQQTVDATIDYNPDTHKVQITPAQPLEEWVTYTVYCTDTITDNAGNTLDAHQFSFKTNDTHNPTIVSQYPDSGATGISTNAVISVTFSESIKSYTVTNTNNFKLEKWTGATWEAVNSIITYNDTTKTALCYPNTLESNTQYRVTLSDNIRDLAHNPLDGAPISWEFTTANDPDTTPPSISSKSPDDGAENIPTDTTITVTFSEGVINVGTTSFIVERVDTNEPVQGTVVYNPSMQEATFTPSLTLSEGVWYRVRLTSAIKDNANNALAETSWQFKTADNTKPCVTYRYPSINEGNVGTNISITVTFSERVTGVNELSFSLQNAENNSYISGTVTYNDALKTATFTPSTALLFETTYKVILTSDIKDLNNNTLNLTEWQFITSSQPDTTPPYIISSYPDFNLQQQNIPVSASMRIDFNEPVSGAGTATIQLKEGDANGILILTMINYDAIAKRANITPNSNLKYDQLYTIIVKGGDTTDIKDVAGNKLASDVIWSFRTTPDTTPPSVTFKTPDEGTPDIPGNAVEVRVIFSERVQNVNDNTFKLIRISDSYEVPCSVQYSYDAQNNIASATLIPLSNVTTTGTYKVSLTSGITDISPSQNPLPLTEWTFSITALDEEAPTVILKTPTQGASNWNTKVVQVVFSEDVKGVSGSSFYIKDQYNVTIPAAVTYNQGLQTAELTVLQDLPYETTYTAYLTNAIKDRANNSLVPLSWSFNTPADNIPPQVVSVYPPHGTSSYPVNGQIQATFSEPIQGYNSSSFYLEPAISASIVYDNQNKTLTLLPNGNLQGNTTYTVHITTAITDQAQTPNHMLNEYTWQFTTQPLPDTTPPEVVASSRYPAPGATNVALNTNISVQFSEHVVNATTKIQLKKGTSNLPINITYNSQTFVATLDPIDDLEQNTNYTVMVLDGPTGILDSAGNYLQSSSVNQWSFTTQPDITPPAIIYRYPAPGATNIPLKPVITVTFSEPVINVTNTTFTLTGSGVPTCYVMYDEATRTATLTPGSELQNNATYTVTLSNTIKDRYNNALPLTTWQFTTYSLPQITNIQISTNNGTNYSAITDGASGINRKLTNVRITFNRPMNTQKQWLEIYEGASGSTTPSPLTPDGYSWSADYTQITYTLIGQCKANTQYQFKLYGWGGSFEDPDGNRVSKAAYVSDGILNFTTGADAEQPLVIATTPYNGSSNIGRDIGKIIIRFNEMMNQSRDSRITLNPGITATRQGWIEGGRTVVFTIPQLAANTTYTVTLNSGTNSFQDLASNNAQASGQVICTFTTGSSTGSTNLIFEGFEDYNNPYFTSFKNISTDNADWQRVTNERAGNGTTLSPQQGSYFAKASSFEWNDASYANIVSSGYVDLSTVGSYLLEFTMYHERLYNAADRIEVLLSVDGVNFNPVQAGAFMDIYRYDWSFADNNPVWHTHYVDLSSFSGSGYSTVWIKLRAYSAGERGMNVIIDNVKLVKY